Below is a genomic region from Caulobacter rhizosphaerae.
TAGTCTGAAACGTCGAAGGACGACATGCGGCGGTCGTGGACGCCCAGTTGCGGGAAGCACGCGCGCCAGGCGGCCATGTGCGGGCTGGCGCGGTGGAAGGCCAGGGCTTCCTCGTCGACGAAGTGCTCGAACACCCGGATCAAGCCGGGATCCAGCGGATCCTCGCTCAGCGCATAGTCCAGGCAGCCCGGCTCGGCGCGACTGCCCTCGACCTGGGCCTTCAGGTGCGGCCGCAGCTCGGCCAGGCGCTCGGGCGCGACGCGGATCGTGCCGGCCAGGATGACGGTCATGGGCGTGCGTCCTGACGGGGCGCCGCCGTGCGTCCTTCGAGGCTCGGCTGCGCCTCACTCCTCAGGATGAGGAATTCAGCACAACGTTCCTCATCCTGAGGCGCCCGCGCAGCGGGCCTCGAAGGACGCACGGCGCTCAAGCTTCCAGCCACGGCCGGTCCAGCGCCCGCTTGCTCTCGTAGAGGTCGATGTCGGCGCTGTGCATCAGGGTCTCGCCGATGAAATCCAGGCCCTTGAGCATCTTGTCCTTGCGCACCGGATCGATCTCGAACCGGAAGCTCCTGCCCGAGGGCGAAACCACCGTCTGGGACTCCAGATCCACGCTGACCATGTGGTTGCCGCCCTTGGCTTCGTCCATCAACTGGGCGACTTCCTCGGGCTTCAGCACCACCGGCAGCAGGCCGTTGTTGAAGCAGTTGTTGTTGAAGATGTCGGCGAAGCTGGTCGAGATCACGCACATGATCCCGTAGTCCATCAACGCCCAGGGCGCGTGCTCGCGCGAGCTTCCGCAGCCGAAGTTGTCGCCGGCGATCAGCACGCTGGAGCCTTTGTACTCCGGCCGGTTCAGCACGAAGTCGGCGATCTCGTTCCCCTCGCCGTCGAAGCGGAAGTCGTAGAACAGGCCCTTGGCCAGGCCCTCGCGCTCGACGGTCTTGAGGAACTGCTTGGGGATGATCTGGTCGGTGTCGATATTGGCCAGCGACAGCGGCGCCGCGCGGCCGTCGAGACGGGTGAAGGCCTGCATCAGACGGTCTCCTCAAGCAGGGCGCGCACGTCGACCAGGTGGCCGGCGATCGCCGCCGCCGCCGCCATGGCCGGCGACACCAGGTGGGTGCGGCCGGCGCGGCCCTGGCGGCCCTCGAAGTTGCGGTTGCTGGTCGAGGCGCAGCGCTCCTGCGGGGCCAGCTTGTCGGGGTTCATGGCCAGGCACATCGAGCAGCCCGGCTCGCGCCAGTCAAAGCCCGCGGCCTTGAAGATGGCGTCCAGGCCTTCGGCCTCGGCCTGTTCCTTCACCAGGCCCGAACCCGGCACCACCATAGCCTTGACGTGCGGAGCCACCAGCCGGCCGTGCAGGAAGGCTTCCTGCACAACGGCGGCGGCGGCGCGCATGTCCTCGATCCGGCTGTTGGTGCACGAGCCGATGAAGACGCGGTCGATGCGGGCCTCGCTGATCGGCTGGCCGGCGGTCAGGCCCATATAGTCCAGCGCCCGGTGAGCGGCGGCGCGCTTGTCGGGGGTGGCGAAGCTTTCCGGATCCGGGACGTTGCCGGTCACCGGGATGACGTCCTCGGGCGACGTGCCCCAGGTGACCATCGGGACCAGGGCCGAGCCGTCGATCACCACGGTGCGGTCGAAATGGGCGTCCGCGTCGCTGACGAAGCTCTTCCAGTACGAGAGCGCCATGTCCCAGGCCGCGCCCTTGGGGGCCGAGGGCTTGCCCTGGATGTAGGCGAAGGTCTTGTCGTCGGGCGCGACCAGGCCGGCCTTGGCGCCGCCCTCGATGGTCAGGTTGCACAGCGTCATGCGGCCTTCCATCGACAGGTCGCGGACCACCGGACCGGCGAACTCGATGACATAGCCGGTGCCGCCGGCCGTGCCGATCTCGCCGATCACGGCCAGGGCGACGTCCTTGGCGGTGACGCCGGGACCCAGCTGGCCGTCGACGCGGACCAGCATGTTCCTGGCCTTCTCCTGGCGCAGGGTCTGGGTGGCCAGGACGTGCTCGACCTCGGACGTGCCGATGCCGTGGGCCAGGGCCCCGAACGCGCCATGGGTCGAGGTGTGGCTGTCGCCGCAGACGATGGTCATGCCCGGCTGGGTGCGGCCCTGCTCGGGGCCGACCACGTGGACGATCCCGTTGCGGATGTCGCCCATCGGGAAGAACTCGATGCCGTTGTCCTGCACATTGCGAGCCAAGGTCTTGAGCTGCAATCTGGCCTCGTCGTCGGCCACGGCGTCGACGCCCAGGGCCTGGCCCTCGGTCGGGATGTTGTGGTCGGCGACGGCCAGCGTGCGGTCGGGCCGGCGCACCTTGCGGCCGGCCGCGCGAAGCCCGGCGAAGGCCTGCGGGGTGGTGACCTCGTGGATGAGGTGCAGGTCGATATAGAGGATCGCTTCGCCGTCCTGTTCGTTGACGACGTGAGCGTCCCAGATCTTGTCGTACAGGGTCTTGGGTGCGCGGGTCATGATACCCGCGCATCTAGGCCTTGAGACGGGGCGCGTAAAGCGAGGAAACGCTGAAAATTCACGCGGGCCGGCGGCAGGTTGGATCAAACTGCCTCGGCCGAGCCATGCAAAGGCCTTGCTGCGCATGTTTCTTGCCCCGACGCCCAGCCTGAGCGATGAAGACCGCGAGCGCGGGCTGCGACATCTGGTCCGCGAGGCGGGGTTCTCCAACGCCGTCACGGCGGTGACCAGCGGCGTCATCCTGACCGCCTTCGCCCTGCAGCTGGGCGCTTCCAACACCACGATCGGCCTGCTGGCGGCGGTGACCTTCTGGGTGCAGCTGCTGCAGCTGCCCGGGGTGCTGCTGGTCGAGGGGCTGCGGACCCGCAAGCGGATCTCGGTGCTGGCCAGCCTGATCAGCCGCTGCGCCCTGGTCGGCATGGCCCTGCTGGCCCTGACCGGCGGCGGCCCGGCGGCCCTGGCGGGGCTAGTGGCGGCCCAGGTCTTCTATTGCGGGATCGCCACCTTCGGCGGCTGCGCCTGGAACGCCTGGGTCCGGGACCTGGCCCCCGAGCAGCGGATGGGCCAGATCTTCGCCAAGCGGACCATCAACGCCACCGTCGTCGGCCTGGCCGCCAGCCTGGCCGCCGCCCTGGCCTTGGACCGCGCGCCGGAAGGCTCGTTCCTGCGCCCGTTCGTGTTCGCGGGCCTCTACTTCGCCGCCTTCCTGGCCGGCCTGCTCAGCTGCCGCGAGCTGGCCCTGACCCCCGAGCCGCAGATGCCCGCCCCGGCCGAACGGGTGAGGCTGATCCCGCTGCTGCGCGCGCCGCTGAGGGACAGGAACTTCCGCCGGCTGATCGCCTTCCTGGCCAGCTGGCAGTTCGCGGTGAACCTGGCCACGCCGTTCTTCACGGTGTTCTTCGTCAAGCAGCTGGGGCTGTCGGTCACCTTCGTGGTGGTGCTCAGCGTGGTCAGCCAGGCGACCAACGTCCTGGCCCTGCGCAGCTGGGGCCTGCTGTCGGACCGCTTCGCCAACAAGTCGGTGCTGGCCGTCGCCGCCCCGCTGTTCATCGCCTGCATCGCCGCCATGGTCGGCGCCTCGCAGATCCACGAGCGGTCCTGGGTGATGGCCTATCTGATCGCCCTGCACGCCTTGATGGGCCTGGCCACCGCCGGGGTGACCCTGTCGTCGGGCAATATCGCCCTGAAGCTGTCGCCCCGCGGCTCGGCCACGGCCTATATCGCCGCCAACGCCATGATCAGCTCGGCCGCCGCCGGCCTGGCCCCGCTGCTGGGCGGGGTGTTCGCTGACTTCTTCGCCGCCCGCCGGCTGGAGATCCTGCTGCGTTGGACAAGCCCCGGCGACGTGCTGACCCTGGTGCCGCTGCGGATCTCCAACTGGGACTTCTATTTCCTGATCGCCGCGATCTTGGGCCTCTACGCCCTGCACCGCCTGGCCATGGTCAAGGAGCAGGGCGAGATCGACAACCGGCTGATGGTCGGCGAGGTGCTGGCCCAGGCCCGCCGCGACGTGCGCAACGTCTCGCCGATCGCCGGCCTGAAGATGCTGACCGACGTGCCCTCCGCCCTGCTGCGCGACGCGCGGGTGCGCAAGCGCCTGCAGCGGATGCGCGACCGGCGAGACTCCCGCCAGGGCGCCCCGCCCAAGCGGCGGCGGGCGGGGGCGCGATAGGTCAGCGCGCGCCGAGATGGGGACGCGCCCTCGCGGCCTGTCCCCGAACGCTCTGTCTCGGAACGCTCTGTCTCCGAACGCTCTGTCTCCGAACGCTCTGTCTCCGAACGCAAAGAGGGCGCGCCCTGTGTTTGCGGCGCGCCCTCATATCGCATTTCCTTCGGTGGCCATGACGCCGTTTCCGAAGAGGGCCACTCCCTAGCAAGGGGGCGGTCTATAAGCCCGTCGCCTAAGCGGTGGGGGTACGTTCACCAAACACCAGACAACGATGTTTTGTCAATATATTCGTGCGCTTGCACTCAAGCTTGACCACTGAAATCCATAAGAAAAAGGCCCCGGCGTTTCCGCCGGGGCCCTGATCTTCGGCAAGTCGCCAAGCCTATTCGGCGTCGGCGGCTTCCACCTTGCGGACGTTCGAGCGTTCGGCGATCCGGGCCGACTTACCGCGACGGTCGCGCAGGTAGTACAGCTTGGCGCGACGGACGACGCCGCGACGCTTGACTTCGATGCTTTCGATGCTCGGCGACAGCAGCGGGAACAGACGCTCCACGCCTTCGCCGAACGAGATCTTGCGGACGGTGAAGCTCTCGTGCACGCCGCCGCCCGAACGGGCGATGCAGACGCCCTCGTAGGCCTGGACGCGCTCGCGCTCGCCTTCCTTGATGCGGACGTTGACGCGCAGGGTGTCGCCCGGCTCGAACTCGGGGATGGCGCGGGCGGCCAGCAGACGCTGAGCTTCTTCGCGCTCGAGTTCCTTGATGATGTTAGCAGCCATAACTCTAGTCTCCTTTGGGCTTACCCGTTTTCGGGCCGCCTTTTGCCTGTTGATTGGCGAGATGCGCTTCCCAGAGGTCTGGACGCCGCTCGCGGGTGGTCTCTTCACGCATGGTTTTCCGCCACTGAGCCACCTTCTTGTGGTCGCCCGACAGCAGCACCTCGGGGATGTCGAGCCCTTCGAACGTCCGCGGCCTGGTGTACTGCGGATGCTCGAGGAGCCCGTCCTCGAAGCTTTCTTCCTGCGTGCTCTCGAAATTGCCCAGAACCCCTGGAGCCAATCGAACGCACGCCTCGATCACGACCATCGCCGCCGCCTCGCCACCGGCAAGAACAGCGTCTCCGACCGAGACCTCCTCGAACCCCCGGGCGTCGAGCACCCGCTGGTCCACCCCCTCGAAACGGCCGCACAGGACGATGACGCCCGGCGCCTTGGCCCATTCCTTGACGCGCGCCTGGGTCAGGGGCCGACCCCGGGCGCTCATGTACAAAAGCGGCCGCCCACCGACCTCCACGCTGTCCAGCGCGGCGGCGATGACGTCCGCTTTCAATACCGCTCCCACGCCGCCACCCGCGGGGGTGTCGTCGAGGAAGCCGCGCTTATCCTTGGAAAACCCCCGAATGTCCAGTGTTTCCAAACGCCACAGGTCCTGCTCCTTCCACGACGTGCCGATCAGCGAGACGCCGAGCGGGCCGGGAAAGGCCTCGGGGAACATGGTCAGGACGGTGGCGGTGAACGGCATGGGCGCTCCATAGCGCCCAAAGCCGCTGGAAATCTAGGTCAGGCCCGGATTCTTGGGCCAGGACGTCCCTCAGGTCAGGATCGTCTTGGGCAGCGGCTTGCCGGCTTCGGCGGGCATCAGCGGCGGGGTCAGCTTGACCGGCTCACTGGTCGGGCGAGCGGGCGGCGCGACAGGATGGGCGGGGGCCACGGCCAGCACGGCGGCGGTGGTCAGGGTGGCGGCGACGAGCGCCGTACCGACACGGATCTTCTTCCATGAAACCATGGGCCAGGGTCTTCCTGTGTTTCGGGTCGTTCGAACCAAAGCCCGGGAGAGGAGGAGGTTCCCGTTTTTGCGGCGCAGGCGAACCTCCTGCCTCTAGGCTAGGCAATTGACCTCGCCAAGGCGGCAATACGACGCGTTCGCCGCAATTGGCGGATCGCCGTTTTCTTGGGCGCCCTCTGCCAGGGTCCGCCGCCAACGGATGTCAGCAGCCGGTCATCAAGGTCCGATTTCCGCGAGACGGCCGGGGCGCGATTGCCGATAGTCCGTCCGCCTGCCCTTTCGGAGCCGCCGCCATGACCACGATCGCCGACCGCTTCCACGCCCTGCACGCCGGCCCCGACGTGCTGCTCCTGCCCAACGCCTGGGACGCCGCCAGCGCCGCCCTGATGGCCGACGCGGGGGCCAAGGCCGTGGCGACCTCCAGCGCCGCGGTGGCCTGGGCCCGGGGCTATGCCGACGGTGACGCCGTCCCCGTGGCGGCCGTGGTCGACACCGTCGCGAGCATCGCCCGGGTGGTGTCGGTTCCGGTCACCGCCGACATCGAGGGCGGCTACACCGACGACCTGCCGACCCTGGCCGAGACGATCAAGGCGGTGATCGGGGCCGGCGCCGTGGGGATCAATTTCGAGGACGGCCGGCGTGATCCGGACCTGCACGCCCGCAAGATCCAGACCGTGCGCGCCACCGCCGACCAGACCGGCGTCAACCTGTTCATCAACGCCCGCATCGACGTCTATCTGGCCAAGTTGGCCGAGGGCGAAGCGGCCCTGGCCGAAACCCTGCGCCGCGCGGCGCTGTACGCCGACGCCGGGGCCAGCGGGATCTTCGTGCCCCTGCCGATCGAGGAGGACGTGCTGTCCAGGCTCGCCGCCGGCGTCGCCCTGCCGCTCAACGTGATGGGCCGCCCCGGCATGCCTTCGGCCCAGCGCCTGGCCGAGCTCGGCGTGCGCCGCCTGAGCTCGGCCACCGGCCCGTTCACCGCCGCCTATGGCGCGATGCTCACCGGGACCCGGGCCTTCCTGGCCGACGGCGGCGCCACCACCTATGCGGCGTTCGGCAAGGACCTTCCCAACCTGAACGCCCGGTTCGGCTAGAGCGCGTCTGAGGGTGTTCCCGCGCGGGCCGCGACCGCCTATCTTCCCGGCCATGACCGACACGCTCGCGCCCGATTCCGCCGCCCTCCCCGAGGCTGACCGCCCCCTGACCCAGGACGGACCCGCCGTACGGCTGTTCCTGGTCGACGGCTCGGCCTATCTGTTCCGCGCCTACCACGCCCTGCCGCCGCTGACCCGCAAGAGCGACGGCCTGCCGGTCGGCGCCGTCCAGGGCTTCTGCAACATGCTGTGGAAGCTGATGCGCGACATGCAGGGCGACGCGCCCACGCACCTGGCGGTGATCTGGGACCACTCCGAGAAGACGTTCCGCAACAACCTCTATGACAAGTACAAGGCCCACCGGCCGCCGCCGCCCGAGGACCTGATCCCGCAGTTCCCGCTGGTGCGCGAGGCCACCCGCGCCTTCGGCGTGCCGGCCATCGAGCTGCCCGGCTACGAGGCCGACGACCTGATCGCCGCCTATGCCTGCAAGGTCCGCGACATGGGCGGCGAGGCAGTGATCGTCTCGTCCGACAAGGACCTGATGCAGCTGGTCGGCGAAGGCGTGTCGATGTTCGACCCGATGAAGGGCGTCCGCATCGACCGCGAGCAGGTGTTCGAGAAGTTCGGCGTCTATCCCGAACGGGTGGTCGACGTGCAGTCGCTGTGCGGCGACAGCGTCGACAACGTCCCCGGCGCCCCCGGCATCGGCATCAAGACCGCCGCCCAGCTGATCAACGAATACGGCGACCTCGACACGCTGCTGGCCCGGGCCAGCGAGATCAAGCAGCCCAAGCGCCGCGAAACCCTGATCGAATACGCCGACCAGATCCGGCTGTCGCGCGCCCTGGTCAAGCTGGACTGCGACACGCCGCTGCCCGAGCCGGTCGACGACCTGGTGGTGCGCGAGCCGGACAAGCAGGTGCTGGCCGACTTCCTGGAGACCATGGAGTTCCGGTCCCTGGCCCGCCGGGTCGGCGACGGCAACGCCGCCGCCGCGCCGCGCACCCTGGACCGTCCGCCCGCCCAGCCCACGGCGCCGGTGCTGTCGGTGTCGTACGGCCGGCCCGCCGAGCGCGCGGCGACCCAGGCCGTAACCATCGACCACGCCGCCTATGTCTGCGTGCGCGACCTGGAAACTCTGAACGCCTGGGTGGCCAAGGCCACGGCCAAGGGCGTC
It encodes:
- a CDS encoding putative quinol monooxygenase; protein product: MTVILAGTIRVAPERLAELRPHLKAQVEGSRAEPGCLDYALSEDPLDPGLIRVFEHFVDEEALAFHRASPHMAAWRACFPQLGVHDRRMSSFDVSDYRTI
- the leuD gene encoding 3-isopropylmalate dehydratase small subunit, translating into MQAFTRLDGRAAPLSLANIDTDQIIPKQFLKTVEREGLAKGLFYDFRFDGEGNEIADFVLNRPEYKGSSVLIAGDNFGCGSSREHAPWALMDYGIMCVISTSFADIFNNNCFNNGLLPVVLKPEEVAQLMDEAKGGNHMVSVDLESQTVVSPSGRSFRFEIDPVRKDKMLKGLDFIGETLMHSADIDLYESKRALDRPWLEA
- the leuC gene encoding 3-isopropylmalate dehydratase large subunit, with translation MTRAPKTLYDKIWDAHVVNEQDGEAILYIDLHLIHEVTTPQAFAGLRAAGRKVRRPDRTLAVADHNIPTEGQALGVDAVADDEARLQLKTLARNVQDNGIEFFPMGDIRNGIVHVVGPEQGRTQPGMTIVCGDSHTSTHGAFGALAHGIGTSEVEHVLATQTLRQEKARNMLVRVDGQLGPGVTAKDVALAVIGEIGTAGGTGYVIEFAGPVVRDLSMEGRMTLCNLTIEGGAKAGLVAPDDKTFAYIQGKPSAPKGAAWDMALSYWKSFVSDADAHFDRTVVIDGSALVPMVTWGTSPEDVIPVTGNVPDPESFATPDKRAAAHRALDYMGLTAGQPISEARIDRVFIGSCTNSRIEDMRAAAAVVQEAFLHGRLVAPHVKAMVVPGSGLVKEQAEAEGLDAIFKAAGFDWREPGCSMCLAMNPDKLAPQERCASTSNRNFEGRQGRAGRTHLVSPAMAAAAAIAGHLVDVRALLEETV
- a CDS encoding MFS transporter; the protein is MFLAPTPSLSDEDRERGLRHLVREAGFSNAVTAVTSGVILTAFALQLGASNTTIGLLAAVTFWVQLLQLPGVLLVEGLRTRKRISVLASLISRCALVGMALLALTGGGPAALAGLVAAQVFYCGIATFGGCAWNAWVRDLAPEQRMGQIFAKRTINATVVGLAASLAAALALDRAPEGSFLRPFVFAGLYFAAFLAGLLSCRELALTPEPQMPAPAERVRLIPLLRAPLRDRNFRRLIAFLASWQFAVNLATPFFTVFFVKQLGLSVTFVVVLSVVSQATNVLALRSWGLLSDRFANKSVLAVAAPLFIACIAAMVGASQIHERSWVMAYLIALHALMGLATAGVTLSSGNIALKLSPRGSATAYIAANAMISSAAAGLAPLLGGVFADFFAARRLEILLRWTSPGDVLTLVPLRISNWDFYFLIAAILGLYALHRLAMVKEQGEIDNRLMVGEVLAQARRDVRNVSPIAGLKMLTDVPSALLRDARVRKRLQRMRDRRDSRQGAPPKRRRAGAR
- the rplS gene encoding 50S ribosomal protein L19, which produces MAANIIKELEREEAQRLLAARAIPEFEPGDTLRVNVRIKEGERERVQAYEGVCIARSGGGVHESFTVRKISFGEGVERLFPLLSPSIESIEVKRRGVVRRAKLYYLRDRRGKSARIAERSNVRKVEAADAE
- the trmD gene encoding tRNA (guanosine(37)-N1)-methyltransferase TrmD — translated: MPFTATVLTMFPEAFPGPLGVSLIGTSWKEQDLWRLETLDIRGFSKDKRGFLDDTPAGGGVGAVLKADVIAAALDSVEVGGRPLLYMSARGRPLTQARVKEWAKAPGVIVLCGRFEGVDQRVLDARGFEEVSVGDAVLAGGEAAAMVVIEACVRLAPGVLGNFESTQEESFEDGLLEHPQYTRPRTFEGLDIPEVLLSGDHKKVAQWRKTMREETTRERRPDLWEAHLANQQAKGGPKTGKPKGD
- a CDS encoding isocitrate lyase/PEP mutase family protein; translated protein: MTTIADRFHALHAGPDVLLLPNAWDAASAALMADAGAKAVATSSAAVAWARGYADGDAVPVAAVVDTVASIARVVSVPVTADIEGGYTDDLPTLAETIKAVIGAGAVGINFEDGRRDPDLHARKIQTVRATADQTGVNLFINARIDVYLAKLAEGEAALAETLRRAALYADAGASGIFVPLPIEEDVLSRLAAGVALPLNVMGRPGMPSAQRLAELGVRRLSSATGPFTAAYGAMLTGTRAFLADGGATTYAAFGKDLPNLNARFG